One Ranitomeya imitator isolate aRanImi1 chromosome 1, aRanImi1.pri, whole genome shotgun sequence DNA window includes the following coding sequences:
- the LOC138643259 gene encoding uncharacterized protein → MRAAVPMDERLAVTLQFLATGRSMQNLHYCAAISRSLLSVIIPETCNAIVSALHRTYMPFPETQDDWKQISHGFQQQWQFPNCGGALDGKHVRITQPPHSGSFFYNYKGYFSVILMALVNANYEFISVAVGINGRVSDGGILEHTDFGERLKEHKLALPPNSDTTGNMNFVFVGDEAFPLHPNLLKPFSQKTLTPERRIFNYRLSRARHVVENAFGIMANRFRVFHTALNMKLSSIDSVVLACCVLHNFVHRRDASAYSPPQYVDSAYGDVTQGEWRLDEHRVSGLESLGSGRNSDDATICREKYCDFFNGPGAVPWQHLQQ, encoded by the coding sequence atgcgagctgctgtccctatggatgagagactggctgtcACACTGCAGTTCCTGGCAACTGGCAGGTCTATGCAAAACTTGCATTACTGCGCAGCTATTTCCCGATCCCTgctcagcgtcatcatcccagagacatgtaATGCAATCGTCTCAGCTTTACACCGCActtacatgcctttcccggagacccAGGATGATTGGAAACAAATTTCCCATGGATTTCAGCAGCAATGGCAGTTCCCAAATTGtggtggggccttggatgggaaacatgtccgcatcacccaaccaccacactccggctcATTTTTCTACAATTACAAGGGTTATTTCAGCGTTATTCTCATGGCCCTCGTTAATGCAAACTATGAATTTATAAGTGTGGCTGTAGGGATCAACGGTAGAGTATCTGATGGAGGAATTTTGGAGCACACTGATTTTGGGGAGCGCTTGAAAGAACACAAACTGGCCTTGCCGCCCAACAGCGACACTACTGgaaacatgaactttgtgtttgtcggagatgaggcgttcccactgcatcccaaccttctgaagcccttctcccagaaaactctgacaccggagcgacgcatttttaattacagactttccagAGCGCGACACGTTGTGGAGAATGCTTTTGGtattatggcaaaccgatttcgggttttccacactgcactcaacatgaaactctcgtctattgactctgtggtgcttgccTGTTGCGTCCTGCACAACTTTGTACACCGCCGTGATGCCagtgcatacagccctccacaataTGTAGACTCTGCATacggagatgtaacccagggcgaatggcgtctagacgAGCACAGGGTTTCAGGCTTGGAAAGTCTTGGATCCGGAAGGAACTCTGATGATGCGACGATTTGCAGGGAGAagtactgtgactttttcaatgggccaggggctgtcccatggcagcATCTCCAGCAGTAG